A region of the Chryseobacterium cucumeris genome:
AGAGAAGATAAGGGAATTCTTTACAAAGATTTTGCCCATGCACCAAGTAAGGTAAAGGCTGCGGTAAAAGCCTTTGCCGAGCAATTTAAAAATAATAAGAAATACGGATTCCTGGAGCTTCATACCTATTCCAGCTTAAATCCTGCTTTCCTTGAGCAGTATGACCACGCCATGGATGGTTTGGAGGAAGCCATTGTTTTCTATTCTGAAGATGCTTTGAAGATTAAAAGAATGGAACCTATATCTCCTGAATTCATCAAGCAAAAATTCAGAAATGACAATTTAAAGGTTTTCACCAATGCTGAAGATCTGCATGCTTACTGGAATACATTAGATAAAACAGATGGTGTTTATCTCATGATGAGCTCCGGAAATTTTGGTGGATTAGACTTAACAAAATAAATAAAAAGCTTCAGAAATTCAATCTGAAGCTTTTTTATTACGTATACTAATTATCATTCAATTTTTTGTTATTGGTCAGTTCGATACTTTTTATGGAACCTATCGGAGCTATTTTTATCGTTTTATTTCCTTTAGCAAGATAAATATAATACATACTGTTGGATCCTATCAGATGTACCTGATCAAAGCTTTCATCTCCATAGTTTAATTTATAGTCATATTTAAGCTTATTCTCCTTGATCTTCCTGGTGAGCCCAAGACCTTCCCCCCATCCTATTCCTACAAAGAAAGACAATAACATCATGGCAAGAAATCTCACAAACATATTGGTAAAATGATTCTCAATAGCTTCTTTACTCATGTTTTCATGTTCTTTAAGAGATGCCATTTGTAATGCCCAACGTTTATTTTTATTAGCTTGTTTCGATAAAAAAGAGGGAAAAGCAAATGAAAATACAACAACCCCAATCAGGGCAATCAATATAATAGGATGAGCTGTTAAAGTAGCAATCGGACTTATCAGAATGTCCATGATTGTTGAATACTTGAGAATATTGATATTGATCTGATAGTAGAATACACTTTCTTTTAGTATTCCCATTATGACGAGAAAAAGATATCCGAATGGAAGTGATCTCTGAATTCCTTCTGAATATTTCATGGATATATTGGCTGGTTTTAGTTTTTATATTTCACGAAAATAGAAAATTACCAGCAAATGGAAAACATATGGATCTACATTTCACATTCTTTGATCAGTTTCTTTAAAATTTCCTCTGTAGACTGTTCGCTGTACTGGTGAATAGACTGTCCCACCCAGATTCCTGCAAACTCTGGATTTTGCAGAGCTTTAGCTGCTTTTCGTAAGGCATTGGTCAGTTTGTTCTGATAAGGATATGGTAAAATATATTCTGAATTTTCAACCGTTTCTATAAATTTGTTTTTCACTCCTCTTGCATACCGCCCGGAAAAGCTCTTCGTGAGAACAATTTCTTCTTCTCTTACCCTTTTCAATCTTTCTTTTTCAAAAGGCAATAAAGCGCTTTCCTGAGAAGCCAGCAAAAGATTACCCACCTGAAAACCCTGGGCACCTAAGTCTTTAACGGCTTGTAATGTTTTTGCTCCATAAATTCCTCCCGCATAGATCAAAGGAACATTTACCTGATCGTAGATCTGTGACAATAAAGATAATCCTCCGATCTGAGGAATATTTTCAGATTCAAAACTACCTCTGTGGCCACCAGCTTCTATTCCCTGCACACAAATAATATCAATACCGGATTTTTCAAGCAACAAAGCTTCCTTCACAGAAGTACAGGTACCAATAAGAGTCACTCCGTTTTCATGTAATTTCTGAATACTTTTATCATCAAGATTTCCGAATGTAAAGCTTACAATTTTACATCCTTCTTCAATAATGGCATCAACCTGTTCATGATAGCTGTTGACACTGATTTCTTCGATGTCGGGAAGATTTACTTCTATATTATTTTCTCTGGCCAGCTCTTCAATAAACTGCTTGGTTTTGCTATATTTTTCTTTTAAATCGTCCGTCACTTCAGGAATGTGATGGACAAATATATTGGCAGCAAACGGCTTATCAGTCAGTTCTTTTGTTTCCCTGATCAATTCCACAGAATGATCTGCCGAAAGATCAGCCAGTGCCAGTGATCCCAGACAGCCTGCTTTTGCAGCGGCAACAGCCATTTGTACAGTACTTACCCCAAACATCGGAGCCTGAATGAGAGGATATTGTATTCCTAGTTTTTTACTGATTGTATCGGGCCAGAACATAAAAAATTATTTTAATTAAAAGGTACAAAAAATAAGAGCACCTCATTTTCAACAGGATATGATATTCCTCACCCTGAATGAAAATACAATTCCCACAGATCACACGAATGTCACAGATCGTAATCTGAACTAGTGAAAACTGCGGGAATATTTTGATTCTTTATTTTTATTAAATATCTGCTACAGAATTTAGCATTTTTTGTTCCCATTCAGGATCTTTAGGATCAAAGAACAATCTTTTTCCAGTATCTAAAGAACGGACAACATTCATTTCATCTTCTGTCAGCTCAAAATCAAATACGTTAAAGTTTTCTTCAATTCTTGATGGTGTCACAGATTTTGGAATCACAACGAAACCTTCCTGAAGGTGCCATCTCAAGATTACCTGAGCTACGGTTTTACCATATTTTTCGGCAATAGCTTTCAGTTCAGGATTGCTTAAAAGATTAGCGTTACCATTTCCCAGCGGGCTCCATGGCTGTGTTATGATATTATTTTCTCTGTCATACACCTGCAGTTCTTTCTGCTGAAATACAGGATGCAGCTCAATCTGATTGATAACCGGTAAAACAGTTGAATTTGCTTTTAATTCTTCAAGTTTTTCGACGGTAAAATTACATACTCCAATTGCTTTGATCTTCCCCTCCTGATAAAGCTCTTCCAAAGCTTTCCATGTTCCCAGAAAATCTCCATACGGCCAGTGGATAAGATACATATCAAGATAATCCATCTGTAATCTGTCCAATGTTCTCTGAAAAGCGCTTTTCGCCTTTTCGTATCCATGATCCTGAACCCATACTTTGGAGGTGATAAACAGTTCGTCTCTGTTTACACCACTATTTTTTACGGCTGTACCTACTGCAGTTTCATTCTGATAAATAGCAGCGGTATCGATCATTCTATATCCTGTCTGAATAGCTTTGATTACTGCATTTTCACATTCTTTCAGATCTTCCATCTGCCATACTCCAAATCCTAAGGCCGGAATATCCACACCGTTATTTAATGTTACCACAGGTTGTCCTGTATAGGTTTTCTTTTGCATAAATCTTTATTTTAATGATTAATATAAAGTGATAAACAAATTTGCAATAAAAAATTGAAAATTCTGCCTACCATTTTTACTGTTTCTGTTAAAAAATTCTTATTCATAAGGTTTAAGATGATGTATAAACTACCCGTCTTTTTGCTTCACAAAAATCCACCTCTTCAGAGAAGGGGAATGTCTGTAGTCGATAAAACCTACTATGTTAACTTCTAACTTCTAACTTCTAACTTCTAACTTCTAACTTCCAGCTTCCAGCCTCAAAATTCACCCTTCTCCTGGCATCTCACCTCTATTTTCCCTATTTTTGCTCAAAATTTAAAAATCATGTCACAACATATCAGATTGGCTACAGCAGAGGATTATCCGAGAATTATGGAAATATGGGAATCAGCAGTAAAAGCAACACACGATTTTCTTGCTGAGGAAGATTTCAATTATTTTAAAGAAGTCATTCCAAGAGACTATCTTCCTAATCTGGAAGTGTATTTAATTACTGAAGATCATGAAACTAAAGGATTTGCTTCCGTAGCAGAAGGCAACCTGGAAATGCTTTTCATCCACAACGATACACGTGGAAAAGGCTATGGTAAAACACTTTATCAGTTTATGAAAGAAAAAACCGGACTGACCAAAGTAGATGTCAATGAACAAAACCCTCAGGCTATCGGTTTTTATGAAAAAATGGGTTTCAAAAAAGTCGGAAGATCTGAAAAAGATGGTTCAGGAAAAGATTATCCACTTATTCATATGAGTCTGTAATGGAAGATTTCACTTTTCATCAATTAAATTCCGATTCGGAAATTCCCTATCATCTCCTGTTATTGGCTGATGAAACCAAGGAAGCGATTAATCAATATATTTTCAATTCCGATATTTATCTTTTGCATAACGGTACTGAAAACATTGCAGTGATGGCATTGTACAGAAAAAGTGATACTGAACTGGAAATTAAAAATGTTGCCGTCATTGAAAGCTACCGTAGCAAAGGAATCGGAAGTATCCTGATGAACAAGGCTAAAGAAATTGCCAAAGAAAACCACTATAAAATACTGACTGTCGGAACCTCGGATACGGGATTCCAACAGATCAGATTTTATGAGAAAAACGGATTCATCAGAAGTGGAATTCTGAAAGACTTTTTTATTAAAAATTATCCTGATCCAATCTATGAAAACGGTTTACAGATGCGCGATATGGTTGTCTTAAGCCATCACCTGGCGGAATAAACCTTTAATGTGTTCTATTTCAGCCTGGTAATTGGTTTTCTTACGACATCCGAAATACAGTGTGTTTTCCAGTTTCTTTTTTCCTTCCCAGATCAGCTGTACTTCACCGCTTTCGATATCATTCCTGCAAAGAAAATCAGGTACAACAGCTAATCCTGTTCCTCCCTTCAGACAGCGGATAATTGAATTCAGGTTGGGAACGATATAATTGGGGCGGAAATTCGGTTTATGACCAAAATTTAAGGTCCAGAACTGGAAAAGGTGTTCCATATCTCCGGTGGTTCCATACCATTTTTCATTCTTCAGCCACTCTTCAATCTGCTCTGCATCTTTTGTTTTCAACACTTTATTGAAAGCTGCTTTATCTACATCTTTCCCCCCAACCAGAATAATTTGTTCCGAAGAGAAGGCTTCATGCTCGATATTGGGTGAAGACCCTTTTTTAGGAGTGATGATCAGATCGAGAATTCCCTTATCCAATTGATCCAGCATTTCGGGGTATTCTCCAAAACTGATGATCAGATTAAAAGGTAATGAAGAAACATATTGCTCCAGAGTAGTCTGAAAAGTCTCAAAACACATCCCTACACTGATGGTAGGCGTATGTTTCTCTGTAGATTTCTGAAAATTCTTTTCTACATCTTCCAGCTTAGTGAGCGGTTCAGCAACTGCATTAAACAATACTTTACCACGCTCTGTCGGAATCATTTTCCTACCGGTCCTGTCAAACAGCTTGTAACCCACATAAGCTTCCAGAGAACTTAAGTGAAGGCTTACTCCCGGCTGTGATATGAATAAGGCATCAGCTGCACCTGTCAATGTCCCGGTTTTATAGATCGCCTTAAAAGTACGATACCATTCTAAATTAACCATGACTTAATTATTAATATTATAATGCAAAGTTACAAAATAATTATAATATTAATACATTTTCATTCTTCAGAAACGAAGCATAATAATCCGGAATCCCGCTTTCATGTATCTGGCGGATAGTTTCATCAATCGGATAAGATAACTGTACAATTTCAGGGGTGATTTTTTCTTCATCCAAAGTCAGTACCAGATAAGAAGCCAGTCTGTTTTCTTCTTTGGAGCGGCCTACAGAACCGCAATTAACGGCCCATGTATTATTTCCGAACTGTTTTTTAAATGATAAATGGGTATGTCCCATTACGATCAGATCGGCTTTTGCCCATTCCAGCATAGATGTAAAAACCTCATCATTTTCTGATTCATACAAATAAGTATCATTGCTTTCAAGACTGGAATGAACCAGCTGGATGTTCCAGTGCTTTTTACCTGTTTTGTAATTTAACTTTAAGTGAAAAGGCAACCCGGAAAGAAACTTTTTATTCGGTTCTGTAATATATTTTTTAGAATGATCTATAGCAATAAAGCGGGCAGTAGTTTCTTCTTCTGAATGCTTAGGCAAAGGAACAACAGGAATATCAAAAGCAATTCTTTCATCGTGATTTCCCATCAGACATGGAATGTTCAGACTCCTTATTTTTTCTATTACTTCATTTCCCCAGGGTGCAAAATCTACCAGATCTCCCAGGCAGAACTTCTGGCTTATTCCTCTCTGCTCAATATCCTTCAACACCACTTCCAGTGCAGGAAGATTTCCATGCACATCACTAAAAACAGCTATCTGTATCATTGTCCTTCAATTTGTTAGGCAAATTTACCTGTCGGAAAATAATTCCGGTTCAGGGATTATATGATATTTTACCATGAAAGGGGAAATTGTCAATCGTCAATTTTTGCTTCGCAAAGTCAATAGTGAATGATTAACTGCTGATTAGAAATACCTGTATATACAAACAAATCGGCTGCACTTAATCCAGGACCACGTACCCCAAAACTCGTAAAAAATTCACAAGCGAAGCGTATTGACCATTGACCATTCACATATATAACCTTACCTCCAAACTATAATTTAAATAATAATTCCCTATAATTTATATTATTTTTATTATACAATAATCTGATCTAACTTTGCAGAGTAAAATTTAAACAATCATAAAAAAATGAAAAAAGTACTAATCATCAACGGAGGACAGAATTTCGGACATTCCGGAGGAAAATATAATCAGACTATCGCAGACAATACATTAGCCGTTCTTAAAGAATTTGAAAATGTAGAAGTAAAGATAACGAATGTAAGTGAAAATTATGACAAACATGAAGAAGTGCAGAAGTTTGTCTGGGCAGATTACATCATTTACCACACTCCTATCTGGTGGTTCCAGCTTCCGAACGGATTGAAAAAATATATTGACGAAGTCTTCACGGCAGGTCATGCAAAAGGAATTTATATGAGCGACGGAAGAAAGGCTGAGAGTCCTGAAATCAACTATGGTACAGGAGGAATGCTTGGCGGGAGAAAATATATGTTAACAACAAGCTGGAATGCTCCTGCAACTGCTTTCACACTTCCCGGAGAATTCTTTAATGAAAAAAGCGTGGACGAAGGTCCTTTATTTGGATTCCACAGAATGAATGCCTTTGTTTCAATGGAAAAAATGGAAAGCTTCCACTTCCACGATGTGGAGAAAAACGCCAATATAGAACGCGATATGAAGCTTTACAAAGAACATGTGAGAAATGTTTTTGAAAAAGAATTAAGATCTGAACTGGTATCATGAAAAAAATACTGATCACAGGTATTACCGGCTATATAGGCGGAACTATCGCAAAAAAACTCCTCGACAGGAATTATGAAGTGACAGGACTAGTTCGTAATGAAACCCATGTGCAGGAACTGGAATCATTAGGAATCAAAACCATTGTGGGAAATATTCATGAGGAAGACCTCATCAGAACAGCGGTTTCTGATATTGATGCTGTGATCCATAATGCAGATTCAGCAGATGATGCGTATGCAGCAGATAACTTTATCAAAGCTCTGGAAGGAAGTCAGAAAACCTTTATATTCACTTCAGGCTCTGCCATTTTTGGTGGAAAAGAGAATGGTAAAAAAAGTGACTTTATATTCAGAGAAGATTTCCCTTTGCAGCCAAGACTGGAAATGGCATCAAGAGTATTGATCAACAATTACGTCCTGCAATCTGCCAGCAAAGGCATACGAAGTATTGTTATTGTTCCTACCATGGTTTACGGAGAAGGTTTAGGAATTAAAAAAGACAGCATTCAGATTCCGGCTCTTATCAACTTTTCTAAGGAGAAAGGGCATGGAGTTTATTTTGGTGAAGGTGAAAATATCTGGTCCAACTTACATATTGAAGATCTCGCAGATCTGTATGTACTCGCATTGGAAAAAGCAAAAGGAGGCTCTATCTATTATGCAGAAAACGGTTCATCTTCTCTGAAAAACATTGCAGAAAAGATCAGTAAAAAATATAACTTACAATCAGCTAAATCATTAAGCATACAGGATGCGGTTGACAAATTTGGTCCTGCAGGAGGTTATTTCGGTTTTGCATCCAACAGCAGATGCAGTTCAGATAAAGCTAAAGCAGAACTGGATTGGAAACCTATCTATAACTCTATTGAAAATTTTATTTAATTATGAAAATTCATCTTACAGCCATTATAAAATCCAAGGAAGAACATCAGGCAGAAGTACTGGAAGTTCTTCAGAATATGGTAAAAGAAACAAGAAAAGAAGAAGCTTGCGAGCTTTACAGCCTTCACCAGGGAATTGAAGACAAAAATGAATTTGTTTTCTACGAAATCTGGAAAAGTAAAGAAGGACTGGATCAGCACAATCAGCAGCCTTATATCCAGGCTTTCGGAGCTTTGGTTGAGGAGAAACTTCAGGAAAAACCACAGATTTATACCACCAATCTTATTTAACAATGAAAAAATTAGTGTTTTTAATGCTTGCGGTCTTTACGATAGGATTCGTACAGGCACAAACCAAAAAATCAAAGAATATGAAAAAGAAAATATTATTCGTCGTAACCAGTCATGACAAAAAAGGCAGTACAGGTGAAGATACAGGATATTATCTGGGTGAAGTTTCTCATCCGTGGGAAGTTCTTCACAAGGCAGGATATGAAATAGACTTTGTAAGTCCGAAAGGCGGAACTCCTCCGGTAGACGGCTTCGATTTGAAAGATCCTGTCAACAAAGAATTCTGGGAGAACAAGGAATATAAAAACAAAATTGATCACTCAATGACTCCGTCACAGGTCGATCCTAAAGAATATTCAACCATCTTTTATGCAGGAGGACACGGAGCAATGTGGGATTTTGCAGACAATAAGGAACTTTCAGATATCGCTTCCAAAATTTATGAAAACGGAGGTATTGTTGCCGGAGTATGTCATGGTCCCGCAGGTTTGGTGAATATCAAACTGAATAACGGGAAATATCTTGTAGACGGTAAAAAAATCAATGCTTTTACCAATGAAGAGGAATCTGAAGTAAAATTAACAAACGTTGTTCCATTCTTACTGGAAGATAAACTGAAAGAAAGAGGAGCAAAATTTGAAAAATCCGGGCTTTGGCAGAATCATGTGGTAACCGATCAGAGAGTGATCACAGGACAGAATCCACAGTCAGCAAAAAGCGTTGGAGAAGCTATCGTAAAGGAATTAAATAAGTAACAAACAATTTTTAACCACAAAAGTCACAACAGTTTTCAGTCACTTAAGTAAAAAAAGATGCTATTCAGAATACAGAGAAGAACACTTAAGTTCTTTTTAAATCCGAAAAGTTCTTAGAAGTGTCACTATTGAAACAGCGAGAATTCCCCTCCTCCGGAGGGGTGGCGAAAATTCAAAGAATTTTTGACGGGGTGGTTTAACACAACAACAATTTTTAAACAAACAAAAATGGAATATAGAAAATTAGGAAACACCGATTTAGAATTATCAGCAATCACACACGGAGCTTTTGCCATCGGTGGAAACATGTGGGGCGGTAATGAAAAACAGGATTCTATCAATTCTATTCACGCATCATTAGATCATGGTGTAACTTCTATCGACACGGCTCCATTCTATGGTTTCGGACTGAGTGAAGAAATGATCGGTGAAGCTATCAAAGGAAAAGACCGTTCAAAAATTCAGCTTTTAACAAAATTTGGATTGGTATGGGACGGAAGCAACAACGGAAAAGGAGAATTTTTCTTTGATGCAGAAGATGAAGGAAAAACACTTCCGGTTTATAAGCTGGCTTCAAAAGAAAACATCATCAAAGAAGTTGAAGAGAGTTTAAAAAGATTAGGTACAGATTATATTGACCTTTTACAGCTTCACTGGCCTGACAGCACAACGCCTATCTCTGAAACTATGGAAGCAATGGAACTATTGATCCAGCAGGGAAAAATCCGTGCTGCTGGAGTAAGCAACTACAGCGTGGCTCAGATGGAAGAAGCTAACAGGACTTTAAACCTTGCCAGCAACCAGGTTTCTTACAGTATGCTAAACCGTGCAATCGAAAATGATCTTGTTCCGTATTCTCTGGAAAACAATTCTGGAATTATCGTGTACAGCCCGATGGAAAGAGGTCTTTTAACCGGTAAATATTTCAAGGAAACCCAATTGAAAGATAACGACCACAGAAACGGATATTTCTCTCAGTTTGATCTGAATAAGGTAAAAACTTTCTTAGAAAAAATTGAGCCTATTGCACAGGAAAAAGGAGCCAGCCTTTCTCAACTGGTATTAAGATGGACTACGTTACAACCAGCTATTACAGTTGTATTGGCAGGAGCAAGAAATGCACACCAAGCCATCGAAAACGCAAAGGCAATGTCTATCGACCTTTCACAGGAAGAATTGAGCTACATCAATTCAGCTTTAAGCGAAATTTAATGTAAAGGCAGGAAGATGGAGGATGGAAGCTGGAAGCTATATTAGGTTTCTATTGCACTATTTTGCAGGTAACAAAAGAGATTCCTCCTAAGTCGGAATGACGATTGAAGTTAAATTGCATTGATTATCCGACGTCAATAACTTCCCTCTTCCAGCTTCCAGCTTCCTTTCTTTTAACCTCAATCCTTATAAAAATGAAAAATAATCTGATCAGAATGTTCGGGTTAGCTACACTATTGACTATCAACAGCATTAATTTAAAAGCTCAGACACTCGTCAATCCTGAAGATAAATCATGGTATCCTTCGGCTTACGGTACGAAAGATGAGATTGGAGCAGCCAATCTGTTAACACCGGAAGTTGTAAAACAAGCACTAGGACTGGTAAAACAAGGTAAAACGTTAGCACTTGCCGTTCCTATTGATAAAAACCTGCCTGCTTTCAGACACAGAAGTTTTAATTTATACAATATCCAACCCGGAGAACAGGGCGGAAAAAGCATAGGTCCTAATAAATTCACCTTCAATGATGAATTAGTAAACGGATGGACCGGAGTTGGAACACAACTGAACGGTATCGGACACATTGGTATTGACAACACTTACTATAACGGGAACAAGGCAACAGATTTCGTAACCGTAGAAGGCGTAAAAAAACTGGGTGTTGAAAAAGTACCTCCTTTCGTTACCCGAGGTGTAGTGCTTGATATGACTGCTCATTATGGAAAATCAATTGTGCCGGGAGGAACAGAATTTACGGTTGAAGACATTAAATCCGTTTTAAAGAAACAAGGACTTACTCTGCGAAAAGGTGATATCGTTCTTTTCAACACCGGATGGCTTGAATTGATCGGTAAAAACAACCAGCAATTTCTGGAAACAGAACCCGGAATAGGAATGGATGCCGCAAAATGGCTTGCCGACCAGGGAATCGTAGCTTTTGGTGGCGACACCTGGGCTTCTGAAGTCTATCCTAACCCAAAAAGTAAGGAAGAATTTCCCATCAATCAGTTTATGCTGGCTAAAAAAGGAATTTATAACCTGGAGCTGATAGACAGCCGTCCTTTGGTAAAACAAAAAGTCTGGGAATTTCTATTTGTGCTGGGACAGCCTTTGTATGTAGGTTCTACTCAGGTGAATGTAAATCCTGTGGCGATTTATTAATTTAAATGCTTACAGTAGGTTGTTTAAAATTTTATATTTATTATTTTAACCACAAAAGGCACAAAAGTTTTTTCAGAACCAAGCCTCATACGTAATAAGTACACCTTAGTTTTGTGAAAATCTCTGATTTTCATCTTGTGTGAACTTTTCTGCAGTATCATTTCAAACTTACTTAAGTGAACTCAAGTGTTTTAAAATGAACCCTTTTGTGACTTTTGTGGTTTGGTAAAATTCAAACAACTTTTATATCCGAGAAACGAAGAGACAATGTAGTTCTGTTTAAAAAAATAAAATTAACCTTAGAATTTATTTTTAGAATTAATACCCAAACTGTGTTACATTGTCAATTTGAATTTTACATTAAAACGGCCTTTCAAAAATTTGAAAGGCCGTTTTGATAAAAAGTAAACATCCGTAATTACGCAGACTTCATCAACTTCCATCTTCCATCACCCAACTTCCTGACTCCGTTATTTTGCAATCGGAATATGCGTGCTCACTGCAATTCTGTTCCAGGCATTGATGGTAATAATCGCCATAATAATCTGAGCGATCTGGTGATCATCAAAGAATTTTTTAGCCTTCTGGAAAGTTTCTTCTGATAATCCGTTTTGACTGATCAGTGTAATTTCCTCTGTCATTGCCAAAAGTACCTGCTCTTCTTCAGTGAAAAATTCTTTCGCTTCTGTCCATCCGTTCAGAATAAAGATTCTTTGAGGATTTTCACCGTATTTGATGGCATCTTTGGTGTGCATATCAAGGCAGAACGCACATTTATTGATCTGTGAAGCCCTGATTTTAATTAATTCCTTCTGAATATGGGTTAAAGAAGTGGTCTGTAAGTATGCTTCTAATCCCATCATTGCTTTGTAAGCTGCTGAATCTACTGTTGCAATATTTAATCTTGCGCTCATAATATGTATTATTTTTTGGTTAATTGATCTATACTTAAAGAATAATGCTGCTGTACCGCCAGTAAAAGAGCGGCTGCACTTCCCACCCATACAGAATAGTTTAGTGGGGCTTTGGAACCTGATGCAATGGTCATAGAGATGGCAAAAACGAGTAGCAGTGCACTGCTTCCATAGGCTGCAAACTTTGTTTTAAATCCAAAAATAAGCATCAAAGGAAAAAGAATTTCTAAAAAGGTTGCGGTATACGCTGAAACCGTACTCAAAGCTTCCGGAAGAAAAAAGGTAAGCTGTCTTGTGTATTCTTTAAAACGCTCCATGTTTCCCCATGAAGAATTTTCTTTGCTCCATAATCCGAACCTGTCTGCTACTGCAGAAAGCATCGTAACGGCGAGAGCCAGTCTTAAAAAAAGTTGCGGAAATTGATATTTTTGATCTGTCATTGCATTAACTTTTAATCACATGACAAATTTCCGTCTTCTGATCCGTAAAAAACTTAAACTGGTTTAAGATCGTAATTTTGCTCTGATTTCACTCAGATATTCCGGAGTAAGATTCAAAAAAGAAGCTATAAGATATTGAGGAATCCTTTGAATAAACCACGGATACAATGTACTGAAATGCATATAAAGTTCTTCTCTGGACATTTCATACAAATAACGGATCCTGCGTTCCGCAGCAGCATATGCCCGCTGGTAGATCATGCGGAAATACCTTTCCATAACAGGATGCTTTTGTAATAATTCTTCCTGACGGTCCAGATCAATCATCAAAACAGAAGAATGTTCCACCGCCTGTATCGAAAAGTTAGTTTGTATCTGCCTTTCGTAAGCAAACGTATCTGTAATCCACCAGTTTTCAATGGCAAATTCCGTTGTCTGCTCTACCCCTTTTTCATTGATAAAAAACTTTCTCAGACATCCTTTCACTACAAAATACATGGTCCGGCAGACTTCACCTTCCAGCACCAGATTTTGCTTCTTTTTCACATCCATTACCTCGAAAAATGATACAATAGAAGTATATTCCTCGTCAGTTACCGTAATAAATTTGTTTAAATGTGATTTGAATAAGTCCATGGTAAGAATTAATACTCAAACTTAACTTTATTTTTTTAGTTTTACAATGAGAAAAATATTGAATCATGGAAATCGTTGCTAAAA
Encoded here:
- a CDS encoding aldo/keto reductase, yielding MQKKTYTGQPVVTLNNGVDIPALGFGVWQMEDLKECENAVIKAIQTGYRMIDTAAIYQNETAVGTAVKNSGVNRDELFITSKVWVQDHGYEKAKSAFQRTLDRLQMDYLDMYLIHWPYGDFLGTWKALEELYQEGKIKAIGVCNFTVEKLEELKANSTVLPVINQIELHPVFQQKELQVYDRENNIITQPWSPLGNGNANLLSNPELKAIAEKYGKTVAQVILRWHLQEGFVVIPKSVTPSRIEENFNVFDFELTEDEMNVVRSLDTGKRLFFDPKDPEWEQKMLNSVADI
- a CDS encoding NAD(P)H-dependent flavin oxidoreductase — its product is MFWPDTISKKLGIQYPLIQAPMFGVSTVQMAVAAAKAGCLGSLALADLSADHSVELIRETKELTDKPFAANIFVHHIPEVTDDLKEKYSKTKQFIEELARENNIEVNLPDIEEISVNSYHEQVDAIIEEGCKIVSFTFGNLDDKSIQKLHENGVTLIGTCTSVKEALLLEKSGIDIICVQGIEAGGHRGSFESENIPQIGGLSLLSQIYDQVNVPLIYAGGIYGAKTLQAVKDLGAQGFQVGNLLLASQESALLPFEKERLKRVREEEIVLTKSFSGRYARGVKNKFIETVENSEYILPYPYQNKLTNALRKAAKALQNPEFAGIWVGQSIHQYSEQSTEEILKKLIKECEM
- a CDS encoding GNAT family N-acetyltransferase, which gives rise to MSQHIRLATAEDYPRIMEIWESAVKATHDFLAEEDFNYFKEVIPRDYLPNLEVYLITEDHETKGFASVAEGNLEMLFIHNDTRGKGYGKTLYQFMKEKTGLTKVDVNEQNPQAIGFYEKMGFKKVGRSEKDGSGKDYPLIHMSL
- a CDS encoding putative quinol monooxygenase, which translates into the protein MKIHLTAIIKSKEEHQAEVLEVLQNMVKETRKEEACELYSLHQGIEDKNEFVFYEIWKSKEGLDQHNQQPYIQAFGALVEEKLQEKPQIYTTNLI
- a CDS encoding LysR family transcriptional regulator encodes the protein MVNLEWYRTFKAIYKTGTLTGAADALFISQPGVSLHLSSLEAYVGYKLFDRTGRKMIPTERGKVLFNAVAEPLTKLEDVEKNFQKSTEKHTPTISVGMCFETFQTTLEQYVSSLPFNLIISFGEYPEMLDQLDKGILDLIITPKKGSSPNIEHEAFSSEQIILVGGKDVDKAAFNKVLKTKDAEQIEEWLKNEKWYGTTGDMEHLFQFWTLNFGHKPNFRPNYIVPNLNSIIRCLKGGTGLAVVPDFLCRNDIESGEVQLIWEGKKKLENTLYFGCRKKTNYQAEIEHIKGLFRQVMA
- a CDS encoding metallophosphoesterase family protein, yielding MIQIAVFSDVHGNLPALEVVLKDIEQRGISQKFCLGDLVDFAPWGNEVIEKIRSLNIPCLMGNHDERIAFDIPVVPLPKHSEEETTARFIAIDHSKKYITEPNKKFLSGLPFHLKLNYKTGKKHWNIQLVHSSLESNDTYLYESENDEVFTSMLEWAKADLIVMGHTHLSFKKQFGNNTWAVNCGSVGRSKEENRLASYLVLTLDEEKITPEIVQLSYPIDETIRQIHESGIPDYYASFLKNENVLIL
- a CDS encoding GNAT family N-acetyltransferase; this encodes MEDFTFHQLNSDSEIPYHLLLLADETKEAINQYIFNSDIYLLHNGTENIAVMALYRKSDTELEIKNVAVIESYRSKGIGSILMNKAKEIAKENHYKILTVGTSDTGFQQIRFYEKNGFIRSGILKDFFIKNYPDPIYENGLQMRDMVVLSHHLAE
- a CDS encoding NAD-dependent epimerase/dehydratase family protein, with the translated sequence MKKILITGITGYIGGTIAKKLLDRNYEVTGLVRNETHVQELESLGIKTIVGNIHEEDLIRTAVSDIDAVIHNADSADDAYAADNFIKALEGSQKTFIFTSGSAIFGGKENGKKSDFIFREDFPLQPRLEMASRVLINNYVLQSASKGIRSIVIVPTMVYGEGLGIKKDSIQIPALINFSKEKGHGVYFGEGENIWSNLHIEDLADLYVLALEKAKGGSIYYAENGSSSLKNIAEKISKKYNLQSAKSLSIQDAVDKFGPAGGYFGFASNSRCSSDKAKAELDWKPIYNSIENFI
- a CDS encoding NAD(P)H-dependent oxidoreductase; amino-acid sequence: MKKVLIINGGQNFGHSGGKYNQTIADNTLAVLKEFENVEVKITNVSENYDKHEEVQKFVWADYIIYHTPIWWFQLPNGLKKYIDEVFTAGHAKGIYMSDGRKAESPEINYGTGGMLGGRKYMLTTSWNAPATAFTLPGEFFNEKSVDEGPLFGFHRMNAFVSMEKMESFHFHDVEKNANIERDMKLYKEHVRNVFEKELRSELVS